The nucleotide sequence TTTTAAGCTGAGGACATTTGATTTTGACTATTTTCCCTTCCTATTTTTTCTATCTGAATGAATGTTTCTATGTGTTTTCAAATCCTTGTCGTTTTCGGTGGTTCCTCCTATAATAACTCCCTTACCGTATAGCTGTAGAGCGCAGTGCACTTAAAGATAGCCTCTTTGGGCTCTGGGACTATTGGTTCGTCCttgtcctcctcctcctcgccAGCTCCCCAGTTGACCTCAGTGGGATCATCCCAGCCACCGGCGCTACTGGCCATTACGGATGAGGATGCAGCGGCTGCCGAAGAAGTGGCCGCCACCGATGGACGCACCTCGGGCTCTTCGTCACTATCGCTAAAGGTGCGATCCCTGGAGAGCTGCTGCTCCGGCTTGGCCTTCGTCTGGGCAGATGCCTGAGCTTGGGTCTCCTCCTTGTCGCTGTCGTAGAAGGAATCCGAGCTGGGATTCTCCCCCTGTCCGGAGGCATCCGTGCGCATCGAAATGGAACTGGCCGAACGCGTCAGCTCCTGTACGCCCATAATCTCGGCCTCCTGCACCCACTCATCCACGTTGATGCCACCATCCCGCAGACACTGCAAACAAGCCTCCGCCTTGGTCTTCTCCGTCTCGGATCGACGGATTTGATCACGGAATTCCTCGATCTTTGTGTCCAGATCCGGTCCATTTGGATCGTTGGGATCGGTGCGCTGGCCAGAATCCCGCAGTGACTGGCACAGGGCCAACTTCTTGGCATTCTCCCGGATCGAGGCATTCTCCTTGACCACCCTTCCGGCCAGATTCTTGGCCTCCTTGGTCAGGGTCTCGGCGGCGGACTCGTGCTCCGCGGTAACCTTGCGCACCGGATCATTGTCACATGCCTCGAAGTCGTACTGGATGTGCTGCTTGAGCACCGGATAAAACAGGTAGCAGCACTGCAGGTTGTATTCCCGGGTCAACTGCTGCGCCTGGTCACGGATTTTACCGAAGCTATTCTGAGTAGCCGAGCAAGTCAACAGCTCTGTGCGTCTGGAAAAAACAATCGTAAAATGGTGATTCATTTCTATTATAATACTAAACATGTATACAAAAATTCAATAGTTAGGATCAATGCATagcattttttataataagtatATTATTCATTCTTAACAACTCAAACATTAAAACGAAGGAATTTAGGtctcgtaaaattaaaatttcccATATCATACAACTATAGTTAACTTTGATCAAGTTAGGCTTGTGTAGACAAATATGATAGTTATCTGAAAGAGCTAGCCATGTAAGCGACGCCAATTATTATCAGAATGCAATTGCCGACACAACTAACCGATGATTAAGAAATAGTTTTGGACTAGTAATATTGATTATTGATTTTCATCAATAcactttaattttaaaaaaacatactTAATTTTATATATCCAAGTTCCACTAGACTTACCCCATTAGCATCAGGTACTCGGCGACCCGCTCAAAGACATAGTTCTCCATGGTGGTCATCGTGGTCTGCAAATCCACTGTGAAGTAGCGATTCTGATGGGCGTTGGCCGCTGCCAAGCTGAGTACATAGTCATTCCGTGCCCCTGATGACTTCTCCTCGAGCAATTCCTTGCGAGAGGTAACCCGGGCGCTGTTCTTCTGCAGCGAAGTGATTGACTGAAAGAAGGAGCCCTTCTTTTTCTTAAGCTTCTCCTCGATATCGCGGGCCTTATCCCGGACATCATGGGCACAGTGCTCCTCGTCAAAGTAGGATTTCTTGGTCTTGTCCACGTCACCCACACTCAAGTGGAGTTCTTTCTGTACGTTGACAATTCCGGAGAGCGAGCGCTTTGCTATGGCCAACTTATAATCCCGAAGGACCTTAGCCTCGTCTGCGATTTGCTGTTGGAAAACCTCTATAGCGGCCAATCGAGCCCGGGCCAACTTTTCGTTCTCCTCGAGAACCGTGCGCCAAACGCTCCACATGTTCCTGTAAGAAacgatataaatattttaaaagttaagatagttaaaattttttaggaTATTATAGATTTCTTTGGAACCTTTGAACTTCAAATAAAGCTAAGAACGCATACCCACCATCGCTCTTCCATGCCATCCATCTTTATATCTGGTATATTGGGTATCTTCTTGTTGAGATACTGCGATGAGATCTTAAGCAGTGACTCGCTGTACGACTTCTCGACAGCCGAGCGCTTGATGGTAAACTGGCGAATGTCCTCCAACAGGTCGCACTCATGTTGGTTCTTCAGCTGCAGCTTGGCCACCTGCTCCGTGTGCAAATTCTTCAGGAATTTCACATAGTTTCCCTGGGTGATTAGAAGGTATACAATTATTGGGGAACTGCATTTTgtcatttgaatttttttcaAGCTTTACCTTACGCGGCGGCGGCTGCATCTTGGGGCTTTTTCTACGGCAATCGGGTCACTCTAcgatttgttttttttcttttcgaGCTCCGAAAAATGGCGTTACATTACCTCTAGCAACTGCAAAAAGTAGGATGATATGAATGCGATGTTTGGGAtataataatacaattttagCGAAGAATTCGACCATTACTGATCATCTTACATTCTATGGATATTATAGTGTTTATTATtcaaatgattttattttaataattttaatttattttctttcaaATGCTTTTTTATCCAGGAAATTATTATAACCAAAAATAAAGATTAGATATATTGGCTCTATTTGCATATGAATATTTTATCATATTATTTTTGTCTGTGTAACTGGGTGGTATATGTGGGTGGTTGTGTGGTTTTCTTAAGCCGTTAATGGATTGGCTACGCAGCAACTGTTCTCAAAACTTATGTAACGAAAATGCAATGAAAACTAGCATAGAAACTTTTAAGAATACTATGGATTTCTTCAAGCTAAAATTTGTGCTATTTTTAGCAGGACATTTTCACTGGAGTAGCCCACGCAGAAGCCCCTGTTTTCGGGTATCGTATCGATTTCTTAGCCCCCAGACTAGCTTATTATTTTCTCCAACTACGGTATTCAAAACACTTGGCTAACACTTTTTTTGGACATGGCCGGGTTGGATAGTTGTTTTTCAGCTGGATTAGTACTTTTTGGGGGTCTTATCGCTGGGTTTTTCACTGAAATTATTAGACTTTCTGGGCAGCTAAAATCCGTTGCTTACTTATCGATTTCGATTTTCACGACGTTTGTGAGGGGACTTTTTTCACATGCACCGTTAACTGCTGCTGCGCTGCTGCTGCGCAGGAAGAGAGCGCCAAAGAGAGCAGTGAGAGAAAGTTTGggggagagagagagaaagtaGCCGCGTTTCATTCATGGCGTCAAGTGTCTTGAGGGAtgggttttttgtttttacccCGTCAGCTGCTTGATAACACTTCGAGTGTAACGGCACTTCAGCGGAATTATAAAAAAACTAACGAATATACTACCTTGGAATCGATTCCAATATGATCTTGACACCTGGCGTACTACGACTGTTTCCAAAAATATGCGCCCGCATGGTAATACACATATGCTGGGGCAATCAAAAATGGTTTAATTGATAACTTCTGATATAGGCCGAGGCATATGATAAGATTTTTCCAGTCGCGCCCAAAAGTATGCTTCAAAATTTCATAACGTCACGGAATTTTTAGAACCTTTCTGTAAAATATTCGCTAGAGCTGCCAACTTGGCTATTAAAAGTCGTTTCCGATCATAATTTTTAGTCAATCCTTTGTACCTTAAGCTTTTTATAAGTCAAAAACAAGAGTAAAGTTTTCACtagatttattaaaaatataatcctGACTTTTAAGTTTGTAcatttttaatcttttttgaaatttgttataacttttattttcttggAACTAGcgacattttaaaaatattttggcaTCACTGCTCGTGACTAGCTATCGATAGAACACAATCGCCGGGGGAATGTGACCAGAGGGCGATAGTGTCATTCttggtattttaaaatcacTTAGCAATTTGTACTTTGTTGTTTTCATGTTTTCCCCTCGGAAATGGCCACGAAGCTAAATGTAAATATCCGGACCCTGCTGGCCAACTGCGAGGACCTGGCCAAGAGCGAGCAGAACTTCTGGCGCCTGCAGAAGTTCATCAAGTCCCTGGACACAATGCTCGCCGAGTTGGAGGCGATGGATGATCCGCAGAGTGCCACCCGTATCCCGGGCTATAAGGAGCGCCTGAAGGCCCTGAAACTATCCACGGGATTTACGGAAGCCCCCAGCTCCTCAACAAATACTTCCTCGCAACCTTCTTCAGTCAGCGAAGCCGGGGAAAATGCACTGAAAGAAATGAGGCAGCTGCAGAACAGCAAACATCACAACGAACTGCGAAAGGAGCTGCTGCAGGGTAATGAAGGTTCCAGAAGGCCGTTAGAAATAATGTTAATctatattaatttatattgtAACCTTAGCTATACGAAAtctatacaaatttttttctaattttgataaaaatccttatttttaccatttatatttgttaattGGTGAGTAACTAAAGAGAAAACGCATCAAGATAGTAACCACTTCTATAGATCGGTAAAagtagaacaaatagatctTTAAAAGTATGCTTCAGTAGTTTGTAAATTAAGTAGTTCCTAAATGCTTTTAAGTAGTTTGTCCCTGATTTACAatcaacaaatttttaaaattgttcaaTCCTTTTTAGATGGAGATGCCCTGCGTAGGCGTCGAGTTATAGAGGATTCGTCTGCTAGTCCCAGTGGTACCACCGTACAGACAACTTCTGGCGATAATATGAACGAAGCTGCCAAGTATTATACAAATGCCCAGGAAAAGATCACCGAGCACATGCTCTCGCTGACCAGGAATTTGAAGGAGCAGACGGAGACTGCTAACCGTATTATCCGGAGGGATACCGAGGTTGTGTCTCGATCCACCGGAATGGCTGATCGCAATATCAATTCCCTGGGAAAAGAGGCTGAGAAACTGGAGCAGCATTCAAAAAAAGCCTACAAGTGCTGGCTGTGGCTGATGATTGTCTTTGTAATTGTCACTTTCATAGGTGAGTCATGAAAAAATTCAGATTGGGATCTCAAGAAATAAATCCCCCTTTCGTAAATTCAACTTTGTATCTACCaaactatatattttatttttattttaaatagtttCCTAGTTTCCAAGTCTAATGGCTTACTTTTAGTTTTCCGATATATAAAATCAAAGTTGAGCTTTTTTACTTAAACTATAAGTAGAAGAACGAAAAATTGTAACACTgaattacataaatatttattacctagccagttaaatttaaaaataaaatcgagtaaaaaagctttttttttgcatataTCAGAAAAACACGTTTTTAATGACTCAGCTTAAAAGCAAATTGTTTTAATTGAATCGATTTATTGCAGATTGACTGTTGCTTAATCATACTAATGAGTTTGTTCCCCTTATATTTTGCAGGTATGGTGTTGTTTATGAAGATTATGAAGAAAAAGAAGACGTAGGAACAGGATTGTACTCTAAGTAAGCTCTAAACGCTGGTTCCGCTCCCGAGTTCAAAGGTTATCCCCCAAGCAACGTGTAAACAGACCCACATTAAACGATCGAAAGCCGCCCAGCGATTTATTTATGAATAGTTTATGTACAAGCTAAAGCATTTAGAATATGTTTTTTGAGCATTTTGGTTCTTTCAATAAGTGGATCCGTATCTTTGTCTTCAGACCTATTCGGCGGCTATGAGCTCTGTTACGCCATTCTTCGTGATCAGCTGCAGCAGAGATCCAGTTTTGGGCCTCTCCTGAGCTTGAGTCCACTTGAGGAAGAGGCCGGCCACCTCGGTTAGAGGAGTCCAGGTGCCAAAGTCTGCGTTCGGCATCCATTTGCGGTTCATGGGAGTATCTAGGGTTACGGGAAGAATGGACACGGCCAGGGAGCCCGCTGGAAGACCGGATTTCTCAGCGCCCAGAGATCGGGTGAGCTGGTGGACAGCTGCCTTGGCCATTCCGTAACCAATCATGCCGGGAGTGCCCTCCAGAGCGGGCTTAGCTCCAGTCAGGGCCAGCAGTCCTCCCTCCTTGAGATGCTGGGCCGCCACAGCTGCGGAAATGGCCGAGGTCCAGACGCTCTGCTTCCACATGAGATCAGCATTCTTGGCCAGATCCTTCTTGGCATTGCCACCGGCCCAGCCGCCAGCCACGCAGATCACGGCATCCAGTTTCTCGCCGGCCAGGGATTCGCCCACCTTGGACACGACCGTTTCCTCCTGCTCCGACCAAACAGCATCGCGTGGCACCACGATGCTAACGTCTGCCTTCTCGTTCTCCGACAGGTCGATGCTGCCCACCCACTGGACGGGATTATCCAGGTGAAGGTCGAAGGGGAAAACAATAGTTAATGAGGCATTATTTTTGCTTATAATTATTTACACTTAAGTGAAAGGTAACTCACATAATTGTTGGCTTTGAAGTGATCGACACAGGCCGAGCCCAAGGCTCCCTTGCCGCCGTAAATAAACACTCGACCTGCGGACATGATGCGTGCTGCCAGTTTTAAAGCTTGGTTTCAACTAAATGCAAAGAAACACGAGAATTCCGACTTCAGTGAGTCAAAATCGGGCGGGAGCTTTGAACGCAGCTGGGGTTTTTAACCGCGAGACCAGTTCTACCGGAACTAATCGGAAGAATAAATTTGAAGTCGAGTTTAAGCTTGAGCTTCGGCCTGTagcttttaatttgtttcgGGGCTCCGTGGAAAAATCagacaacagcagcaacaagtGGAAAATCAATAATATGGGCAAAGAACGGCTGGCAAGGTCACACTGGCGCGAAAAGGcgttattttggtatttttttccAGTATCCAACAGCTGTTCGATCACCCGTCTCACTCTCGCGCTGCTCGCTGCTCTTTTTTGAAAAGGGAAATGCGTGAAATTCGTGCGCCGCATTTCCACCAGACCAGAGTTACGCGCCGTAGCTGTGTTTTTCACTCAGTCCCACCAGTCGCCGTCGCGTTACGTCACGAGAGCAGTTGTAGAATTGTATATCGCCAAACGGTAAATATTGAAGGGAGTTTTCTTTGGCTTCGCCTGGGTTTTCCTTTGAAACTGCCCCCCCCATACCACCAACACCACCCGCGCTGAATTTTCCTTGGCCACCAATTAATTggagaaataaaaataaaaacacatgtGTCTCGctctgtgttttgttttttcggCTGCCCAAGTAGACGGCGCGTAGTTTTTCACTTTGACGGGAGTTTTCCTTTCGGTCATCGCCTCACACTCATTTCTAATTGTGATTCGTAGGAAGTAAGTTCTCTAgtgcaaaataaatattcaagtAAAATAGTTATAAATCGGAACACAACAATAAATACAAGCAAACACCACCAAGTATCGaaaatagaaaaataaatttataaaaaaaaaagaaaacaagaaaatatcCAACTTAAACTCGTCGCTCCCAACGTCTTTTGGTCTTCTTGTTCTTGTTCAACGTCCGTTAAAAACCACGCATCAAGATTGAATAATATTATATGTGGATATCTCGAGATATATAACTATATATCCCATGACAAGCGTATGCAAGAGATATAGATGATAAGGCAGCAGCGTTCCGAGAAAGCCACTTGCAACTGTAACTGTAAACTGTGTCCCCTCACGTAAGACGCTACGTAACGACCACGCAGCCTGAGAATAACGTATTGGAAGCAATCGGAAATCTAACGGTGAGTTTTTCCTATAAAAGAAGAAGAGGGTTTCGGGGGGTGTACCTCCTATTGGGGAATGTCACTCGCAGGGAAAATGAAAAATGCCAGGCGAAAATTCTTGGCCATGCAACTCGTTTTGCCGCTCTCCCTCTTTCGCGCAATACTGCCTACGTGTGTgttagtgtgtgtgtgtttatgCAGTGGAAAACGTGTATTCTTGAGGAAAACCAGAAAATCGAAGACCCGGAATTGGGTCAGTGTGTCATTCGCCGTCCCGCTCGCACCGATTCcaattccgattccgattcgaGCTGCTAGTCTGGCTAAAAACTCTGGCTAAAACGTGTTTCGTGCTTAGTCAATTTGTTCTTTTTATCTAGTCGCAGCTGCCTCTGCCTCTGCCGCTGCCGCAGTCGACGTCGCTGCTCTGCCACTTGTCTAAAGAGGCCTAAACAGCATCGCCTCCAGATCCAGAATgcctaaaaaaaaacaatctTTACCACTACAAATGCACGTGTGCGAGCGAGAGGGCCGCGGAAGGTGGGAGGGAGACAGGGACAGAGTGTCTGATTGTCACCGGTGCGGCCAACTTAAATACCCTGTCCCTAGAGTGGGATTTGATGGAATTATCTATGGTTGAAGATCTGTTACAACCTTTAATGAAGCTTGTTGTTCAGCTTAAAGTTATCTAAATTTCAATCTTTTGTATTAGAGAAGTAATGTGAATCGTATTCTTTAtgcaatttttaaaatgtaaaaccTCTGGCGAGCAGAAATAGGTTTATAGATTTATGTAATACTATTTCAACATGAAAGTTTGATTGTTTACAAATTCCCAAAGATTGGGATTAAAACCATGATTATTAAGGGGCATATATTTTCTTCTATGTAAATGTAATATGATTAAATATGCTGCTATGTTTCATATTACTAGTGAAATGATGTAGCTTTTAATAGAGTTCCTTAATAACCTCTTGGAATCTCTGAAAACCTCTTCAGCAGTATCTTAACCATACTACCTAAATCTCAAACTCCAGGCTATCTAGTTCAAGTAAACTTGCCTTTCGGAATGTATTTATAGAACTAAAGTACTTTTATGTGACTTCTGTTTAGTTATGGTAACTTCTACCAAGTATCTCCCAGTCGATAGCTTATCTTTTATAATGTAAAATGATAAATGGCTTGCTCTCTGGCTTTCGTAGTTGGCTCTCTAGTTTTTTTTCGGCCACTCGCTTCTCTTGATCttgcactcggatttcgaccgAAGGTGCAGTCGACGGCGCTGCTGGCGTCGGCAGCGACTGCGACTGCGGCGCTTTTACCTTGAGCCGCCTGCACTTGTCGCAACCCCTCCCCCTTACACCTTCCACATACCGCCCACCCCGCCCCACTCACCACTCACCGTTTGAATTTGAACTTCTGAAAAAAGCCAACACCTTTCGAAATTGTAGCCGCTTTTATTTCTGTTATTTCTTTTGCCACCGACCAGCggcatttttttttatatttctgatGTTTGCTAATAAAATTATTACGACTTGGCCGACAGCGGCTGCTAATGCGTTTTAAGGTCGCCGCCGCCAGCGCCGCTGCTCTTGTTGATTTTGACCCAATAAAAGATCTGATGATGCCCCCGCTTACATTTCCCGGTCCATTTAACATGTGTCCATTGGGCCAGGATCCGATTTGATTTATTTCaaagttatttattatacAACCGGGCgcgaaacaaaacaaacaacatAAAATGGGGAAATCGAATGAGAATGGCAGACAGCTGGTGCTCATTTTCCGGGATGCAAAAAAAAGGGATCAAATTGGGAAGTGCGCAACAAGAAAAGGTCGAGAAAGGGTTAGAAATTAGAACATTAAAGTAGTCCCTAAAAATTATGGTATTCTAAACAAGTGTTACACTCGCAAGTAATCTTTGATACAATCTTATCAAAGCTGTACTTTTATTTGTACCTTATAAGATATCTAAAAGATTTATATGATATCAAATGTTTTATAACACTACATATTAgctttataaaattaaattattttattacaaGAACTAGAATTTCTAAAGGTTATctaaaaagaataaaaaataaggTCGTCAggttaaaatattgtttatgcTAGGGGAAAACATTTCTTATCCCTATAGACAATTTATTTCACGCAAGGTAAAATAAGTATCCAAAAACGGTTCCCTTGACAATCCATCGTTACATCATAACGATTGCGAATTCATGACTAATGGTTGATCATTTTTCTCTCTGTGGGGAATACGGGGGATAGGCTAGGGATAACAACGCGGAAGAGGCTCCATTATAGGTTGCTGGTTTACTAGTTAACTGGGCCCAAACCGAGAGAGCGAAAGGGAAAGGTGGCgaaagaaagagagagagagagacggcGAGGGGGGGTGGTGACACTGACAGTGGAGCGCACCTTCGTCATCGTCAAGCATTCGGACTGTATAAGAGCAATAAATAATGCACACGAAGAGCCAGTGATGAGAGCCAAAGATATGGCAAGATATCGGGGGAGAGATTCGCGAGAGTGATTTGAGAGAAATTCTAGAGAGGGAGAGAGCAGCTCCGCCGCTTTGGGGGGTTGCTTCTGTTTGATTTTTGCACTTAAGAGCGCAAAAAGTGGCTTTGATTTTCCGCCTGCCCTTCTCGCGGAGTTTGGGGCATGCACACTTTGACGGCCGATTTGGCCAACCCCCAGAAGGGAATTCCCAACTTGCCTCATTAAATTGATAACGTTAAGTATTCCTAATTTAATTTGGATTTTGATGGACGAAAATAACTTTGCGTTATTATAATACACAAATGAAAGGAAAGTGAAGACAAGGTTTATTTAAGGTATTAGTTATACGTTCATAGGTCAAGTTTCCttatttataagaaatattttaatgctatGATTGTAAATCAGAGGTTTGCTTATTATAGGAGAAACATATTTTAAGAACATTACTTAAAGCGCAGTgttgattttttttgtataccaaaatattttttatttttagtattttgtCAGCTCATTAATCTATTCCATCTTTATGATATATTTAGAAGTGATCCGTTGAATGCGTTATagatttattttcttttacaATGTTTGGTTTTTATGGTTCGAAAAGTATActtatatatacaattttagctgtttttatgtatgtaaaaataatacataGAAATAAGTGGTAATTTTTCGTAGTGCTTATACTTTTCCCAGCTAGTATCCACTGAAAAATATTTCCTCTTCTTTGGCAACATTGTTGTTGGCGGTGGGCGGAAAAGTGGGTGTTGCGTGGGCAGTCGTCCCACATTTTCATGCCCCCAACACGAACACGGCACACATTTTCTGGGTTCTCTGCGCTTCTCACGCGTCTCTCTCTACATTTCTCTCTCGCTCTTTCTCTGGATGCCGAGTATATAGCCCGAGTTCCAATTGGGATAGGGATGCGAAGGCTACTAGTGCTAAcctatataatttttttgttccGCTTCTAACAACAAGCACATCCTCTGCAAACCGAAAAAGGAAGCAAATCAAAACGCCTGGCAGTTGAAGGTTCTTTTTTTTACGATTTTAAAGCAGTTGCTGATTTTTATATGCTTTTTTTCCGACGTTGACTGAGAGGTAGcagcgcagcagcagcagattttttttgctttgcttCTGGCTTTGAATTTAATGTTAAGTATACGCATCAGTGAACTCAATTTAATTATCATGATTGTTTTGTCCGCTGTCTTTGCTTTCGCTTTGGCTTGCCGTTGatgaaattcaaattttccaACTTCACAAACAGACGCTCTCACATTCACAGAGCCATTTTCCAACGTGTTTTCCGCTTTTTTTCAGCTTATGTAAGTGAAACGCTGAGAGCtgataaaacaaaaaaaaaatggaataaaaaGCTGGCTAGCTAGCTGGTTGGCCATAATTACGAGCTTTAGATTCGCTGGCCGCCCTTCGCCCATTTTTTATCAGTGGCGTTATTTATGCGTCCTCCCACAATGACAAAGTTCCATGGAGTGGGGAGCACTTTTTGATAGACAACAATTGAGCATTTGAAGTGCAGCGTAGCGCAAAGTTCTCTCAAAAGTGGCAGCTATACTGGAAAAACCCACTGGGATTGACtgactgctgctgctgttctCGTCGCTACCAAAAGCCCAAACGAAAAGCAATTAAGTTTAGAGGTTTACGCCGATGGTTtcagcagcggcggcggcgtagAGTTCTAAATTACccagcggcggcggcgtagCCGTTAGAAAGAaccggcggcggcggcgggtACGCCGCCGGTGAAATTGTCGGCGGCTGGCGGCGTAAGCATTTAataaactgattttttttccttttattaATAAGTGAGTCAAGCAAAATAACAAattaaactaaaactaaataagAGCCTTTTCTTGACTTGATAATTAATAAGTAAGTTAAGCGAAATAACAAATTAAACTGAAATTATTGACTTCATAATTAATAAGTAAGTAAAGCGAAATAACAacttaaactaaaattaaaacaaaataacagTCTCTTCTTGATTTGACAGTTTTGAGATTCATTGTCTTTTCTTGACTTGACAGTTTTGAGATTTATTGAAATtgattgaaattgaaattcatTGTCTTCATTattaaactattaaaaaaaattcttaagaaAAACTTTCCTTACATTTAATCGATAACTGAAAGCGATTATTgtcga is from Drosophila suzukii chromosome 3, CBGP_Dsuzu_IsoJpt1.0, whole genome shotgun sequence and encodes:
- the nwk gene encoding protein nervous wreck isoform X12, translating into MQPPPRKGNYVKFLKNLHTEQVAKLQLKNQHECDLLEDIRQFTIKRSAVEKSYSESLLKISSQYLNKKIPNIPDIKMDGMEERWNMWSVWRTVLEENEKLARARLAAIEVFQQQIADEAKVLRDYKLAIAKRSLSGIVNVQKELHLSVGDVDKTKKSYFDEEHCAHDVRDKARDIEEKLKKKKGSFFQSITSLQKNSARVTSRKELLEEKSSGARNDYVLSLAAANAHQNRYFTVDLQTTMTTMENYVFERVAEYLMLMGRTELLTCSATQNSFGKIRDQAQQLTREYNLQCCYLFYPVLKQHIQYDFEACDNDPVRKVTAEHESAAETLTKEAKNLAGRVVKENASIRENAKKLALCQSLRDSGQRTDPNDPNGPDLDTKIEEFRDQIRRSETEKTKAEACLQCLRDGGINVDEWVQEAEIMGVQELTRSASSISMRTDASGQGENPSSDSFYDSDKEETQAQASAQTKAKPEQQLSRDRTFSDSDEEPEVRPSVAATSSAAAASSSVMASSAGGWDDPTEVNWGAGEEEEDKDEPIVPEPKEAIFKCTALYSYTAQNPDELSIVENEQLEVVGEGDGDGWLRARNYRGEEGYVPHNYLDIDQETAGGAFNDQTVDSMQSPDQVSVIMAPQKRVKSDVEWCIALYDYDATAEDELTFEEGDKIKIITKTAHGVDDGWWEGELDGKFGNFPSLVVEECDEMGEPLSEGGDESPPPTAAPSFALPPAPALPPEYAHELELELTEDMFGSQDTADEDSGYIPNGAAAPSIPPPVLIQEPGMEDDLSDDGQPPPSLPPPQLTKAGGSAPGSGVKVEKGAAAGGANTLNLGEGDAQPKEQASKEQPAEVAKKPDIAPKPLTKVAAPPATAAKEEDQQSFSEKDSDSASVADVPALQDAEDPFNEKTKGESAGESGFEANFEANFDANFDDAFAGSGGGSGGGGGGGGEQSSDLDINGEAAGESGSGTGSAAGEEDIEAPKQVVGGRASIPEELDSNQLAHDHEHDIYYIDYSHGQL
- the nwk gene encoding protein nervous wreck isoform X11, which gives rise to MQPPPRKGNYVKFLKNLHTEQVAKLQLKNQHECDLLEDIRQFTIKRSAVEKSYSESLLKISSQYLNKKIPNIPDIKMDGMEERWNMWSVWRTVLEENEKLARARLAAIEVFQQQIADEAKVLRDYKLAIAKRSLSGIVNVQKELHLSVGDVDKTKKSYFDEEHCAHDVRDKARDIEEKLKKKKGSFFQSITSLQKNSARVTSRKELLEEKSSGARNDYVLSLAAANAHQNRYFTVDLQTTMTTMENYVFERVAEYLMLMGRTELLTCSATQNSFGKIRDQAQQLTREYNLQCCYLFYPVLKQHIQYDFEACDNDPVRKVTAEHESAAETLTKEAKNLAGRVVKENASIRENAKKLALCQSLRDSGQRTDPNDPNGPDLDTKIEEFRDQIRRSETEKTKAEACLQCLRDGGINVDEWVQEAEIMGVQELTRSASSISMRTDASGQGENPSSDSFYDSDKEETQAQASAQTKAKPEQQLSRDRTFSDSDEEPEVRPSVAATSSAAAASSSVMASSAGGWDDPTEVNWGAGEEEEDKDEPIVPEPKEAIFKCTALYSYTAQNPDELSIVENEQLEVVGEGDGDGWLRARNYRGEEGYVPHNYLDIDQETAGGAFNDQTVDSMQSPDQVSVIMAPQKRVKSDVEWCIALYDYDATAEDELTFEEGDKIKIITKTAHGVDDGWWEGELDGKFGNFPSLVVEECDEMGEPLSEGGDESPPPTAAPSFALPPAPALPPEYAHELELELTEDMFGSQDTADEDSGYIPNGAAAPSIPPPVLIQEPGMEDDLSDDGQPPPSLPPPQLTKAGGSAPGSGVKVEKGAAAGGANTLNLGMAQIIVTAATPMVEDGADKSFPPVGEGDAQPKEQASKEQPAEVAKKPDIAPKPLTKVAAPPATAAKEEDQQSFSEKDSDSASVADVPALQDAEDPFNEKTKGESAGESGFEANFEANFDANFDDAFAGSGGGSGGGGGGGGEQSSDLDINGEAAGESGSGTGSAAGEEDIEAPKQVVGGRASIPEELDSNQLAHDHEHDIYYIDYSHGQL
- the nwk gene encoding protein nervous wreck isoform X2, which translates into the protein MSKKSGNYVKFLKNLHTEQVAKLQLKNQHECDLLEDIRQFTIKRSAVEKSYSESLLKISSQYLNKKIPNIPDIKMDGMEERWNMWSVWRTVLEENEKLARARLAAIEVFQQQIADEAKVLRDYKLAIAKRSLSGIVNVQKELHLSVGDVDKTKKSYFDEEHCAHDVRDKARDIEEKLKKKKGSFFQSITSLQKNSARVTSRKELLEEKSSGARNDYVLSLAAANAHQNRYFTVDLQTTMTTMENYVFERVAEYLMLMGRTELLTCSATQNSFGKIRDQAQQLTREYNLQCCYLFYPVLKQHIQYDFEACDNDPVRKVTAEHESAAETLTKEAKNLAGRVVKENASIRENAKKLALCQSLRDSGQRTDPNDPNGPDLDTKIEEFRDQIRRSETEKTKAEACLQCLRDGGINVDEWVQEAEIMGVQELTRSASSISMRTDASGQGENPSSDSFYDSDKEETQAQASAQTKAKPEQQLSRDRTFSDSDEEPEVRPSVAATSSAAAASSSVMASSAGGWDDPTEVNWGAGEEEEDKDEPIVPEPKEAIFKCTALYSYTAQNPDELSIVENEQLEVVGEGDGDGWLRARNYRGEEGYVPHNYLDIDQETAGGAFNGTSGNQLRSQISFSSVDYTVDNEDQTVDSMQSPDQVSVIMAPQKRVKSDVEWCIALYDYDATAEDELTFEEGDKIKIITKTAHGVDDGWWEGELDGKFGNFPSLVVEECDEMGEPLSEGGDESPPPTAAPSFALPPAPALPPEYAHELELELTEDMFGSQDTADEDSGYIPNGAAAPSIPPPGQNQSQTTAKKVLIQEPGMEDDLSDDGQPPPSLPPPQLTKAGGSAPGSGVKVEKGAAAGGANTLNLGMAQIIVTAATPMVEDGADKSFPPVGEGDAQPKEQASKEQPAEVAKKPDIAPKPLTKVAAPPATAAKEGNAGVRPVVSITLTEYPSCDAEDQQSFSEKDSDSASVADVPALQDAEDPFNEKTKGESAGESGFEANFEANFDANFDDAFAGSGGGSGGGGGGGGEQSSDLDINGEAAGESGSGTGSAAGEEDIEAPKQVVGGRASIPEELDSNQLAHDHEHDIYYIDYSHGQL